From the genome of Natrinema marinum:
CCGCGCGCGAGGAGGCCGGCGGTGATCTCCTCGAGGACGGCTCGGTCGGTGACGACGGCGGAACGAATCTCGTCGACGACGGCGTCGGCCGTCGCCGCGGCGTCGGGGACTGACATACGAATACGCTATGGTCTGAAAATATATATCTCACGACGAACGACACGATCGGCGGCGGGGAGACGGCCGGGAGGGCTCGTCGGTGCCGCGGGGTGGTCACTCGTTGTCGGCGCCGAGCGACGCGGTGGCGCTCGACGACCCGCTGCGGAAGACCAGATAGAGGACCAGCACCGCGATCAGGAAGTCGAAGCCGTGCTCGACGAGGTGGTGGACCGTCATCGGGACGAGGCCGAGGACGGTCCCCAGCCCGGTGACCGAGCGGATGACGAGGACGCCGAGAACGATACAGATCAGACAGTAGCGGGCCGTTCGTCGGCGGGAGTAGGCCACGAGACCGACGACGAACAGGGCGGTCGTGCCGAGCACCGCGAGGACGATGACGCCGACGAGGACGGGCGCGAGCTGGGGATCGAGCCACTCGCCGGTGACCGATGTGGGAAACGCCATGCGATCGATATCGGTACTCGGTCGGACGGCTACCTATTCGTGTCGGTGTTTCCCACTGAACAGCGCCGTCGGATCGCGTTTCGTTCTATCGGATCGGCAGATCGGCTGCCGCCCCGGCTCGAGCCGCGAGTATTCGGTTCTCGGCGGCTGGGAACGCGGGGAACCCGTTATATGCGCCCCGACGCTAGCCACGGGTACAGAATCCGCAGCGGAGACCGAATCACATGACCGAAACACGACAGGAGATCAGAGCGCACGTGGGCGCGAACGCCGGCGTCCATTTCAACGAACTCGTCAGGGAGTCCGAGTTCGCGCCGGGGCAGGTCCAGTATCACGTCCGGCGGCTACTCGAGGACGATCGACTCGTCCGTGAGGAGTTCTACGGCCGGACGCACTACTACCCGCCGGCGTACGACGAGCGTGAGCGGGCGGCGCTGGCGCTGTTTCGCCGGGAGACCGCCCGCGAGATCGTCGTCTATCTGATCGAACACGAGTCGGCCGCGCCGGCCGATGTCGCCGACGCCCTCGAGATCGCCCGCAGCACGCTCGAGTATCACGTCGATCGACTGGTCGACCACGAGATCGTCACGAAACGGTACGGCGAGCGAAACCGCGTCGTCCTCGAACTCGCCGATCCGGCGGCGACGGGGCGGCTGCTGACGACCGTGACGCCGACGGTCCCCGATCGGCTGGTCGACCGGTTTACGCGGCTCGTCGACGAGTTGCTCGACGGGACGCCCGACGCACAGTAAGCGCGGGCGGGCGAGCACACCCACTCCCGATCACTCGGTCGCGGATCGTCGGCTCACCGGCACTCGTCACTGTAGTCCAGGTTCGGTCAGCCCGTTGTAGTGGTCCCCCATCACGTTCAGCGTCGCGATCAGCGCGCCGAGGACGACCGGGCCGTAGAACAGACCCATGACGCCGAACGCGTAGACGCCGCCGAGCACGCCGAGGATGATGACCGCGGGGTTGAGGTCGGCGTAGCGGTCGACCAGAATCGGCCGGAGGTAGTCGTCGGAGAGGCCGACGACGACCGTGCTGTAGGCGAAAAGCGCCACTGCGAGGAACGGGTCACCCGTCGCGAAGAGGAAGAGCACGGCCGGCCCCCAGACCAGAAACGAGCCGACCAGCGGGATCAACGAGAGGATTATCATGACGACCGTCCAGAACGCGGCGTTGGGGACGCCGGTCGCGACCAGCCCCAGGCCGGCGATCGATCCCTGGATGATCGCGATGAGGACGTGACCTGCGAGGACGGCCCACATGACCGCGTCCAGTTGCCGGTAGAAATCGTCTTGGGCCTCGTCTGGCAGCGGCGTCAACTCGCGGATCCAGGCGAGTAGCTCGCTGCCGTCTTTGAGCAGATAGTACAGCAGGAAGACCGCGACACCCAGCCCAACGACGGTGTGAGTCAGCGCGCCGACCCACGC
Proteins encoded in this window:
- a CDS encoding AI-2E family transporter — its product is MNLSKGFLFVLVGIFAYLSLLLVLPFFQYVLGAILVAYVLYPVQERLEGRVSPRIAALALVVLAIAGFVVPLFVIVAVVASDARRLLENADADSFQTAELERVIETRTGVSVDLTATLADSAQGVGGTVLEQSTAWVGALTHTVVGLGVAVFLLYYLLKDGSELLAWIRELTPLPDEAQDDFYRQLDAVMWAVLAGHVLIAIIQGSIAGLGLVATGVPNAAFWTVVMIILSLIPLVGSFLVWGPAVLFLFATGDPFLAVALFAYSTVVVGLSDDYLRPILVDRYADLNPAVIILGVLGGVYAFGVMGLFYGPVVLGALIATLNVMGDHYNGLTEPGLQ
- a CDS encoding DUF7471 family protein; this encodes MAFPTSVTGEWLDPQLAPVLVGVIVLAVLGTTALFVVGLVAYSRRRTARYCLICIVLGVLVIRSVTGLGTVLGLVPMTVHHLVEHGFDFLIAVLVLYLVFRSGSSSATASLGADNE
- a CDS encoding winged helix-turn-helix transcriptional regulator, with protein sequence MTETRQEIRAHVGANAGVHFNELVRESEFAPGQVQYHVRRLLEDDRLVREEFYGRTHYYPPAYDERERAALALFRRETAREIVVYLIEHESAAPADVADALEIARSTLEYHVDRLVDHEIVTKRYGERNRVVLELADPAATGRLLTTVTPTVPDRLVDRFTRLVDELLDGTPDAQ